In Gammaproteobacteria bacterium, the following are encoded in one genomic region:
- a CDS encoding VWA domain-containing protein has product MRRLLIRTVLLFVVTLSAAGCVNHSHSRAVYMLLDTSGTYSKQLDKANAIINYLLGILNSGDTLVVARIDSGSFTEKALVAKATFDDRPSVANAQKREFREKLNTFFKHLKPSAYTDVTGGMLQAAQFLHETPAGQKTILIFSDLDEDLKRGYVRKAIQLPLKDVNVVALNVTKLRSDNVDPRDYIKRLAYWKKRVLKDGGHWRVVNDLDRLDGLLNTN; this is encoded by the coding sequence ATGAGGCGTTTGCTGATTCGAACGGTCCTGCTGTTTGTCGTTACGCTCAGTGCGGCGGGCTGTGTCAATCACAGCCACAGCCGTGCCGTGTACATGCTGCTGGATACGTCCGGCACCTACAGCAAGCAGCTGGACAAGGCCAATGCGATCATCAACTACCTGCTGGGCATCCTGAACAGCGGCGATACGCTGGTGGTGGCACGCATCGACAGCGGCAGCTTCACCGAGAAGGCGCTGGTCGCCAAGGCCACGTTCGACGACCGTCCCTCGGTCGCGAATGCGCAAAAGCGTGAGTTCCGCGAAAAGTTGAACACGTTCTTCAAGCACCTCAAGCCGAGTGCGTATACGGACGTCACCGGCGGAATGCTGCAGGCGGCGCAGTTTCTCCATGAAACGCCGGCAGGTCAGAAGACGATCCTGATCTTCTCCGACCTCGACGAGGATCTGAAACGCGGTTACGTGCGCAAGGCGATTCAATTACCGCTCAAGGACGTCAACGTGGTGGCGCTGAACGTCACCAAGCTGCGTTCAGACAACGTCGATCCCCGCGACTACATCAAGCGGCTCGCCTATTGGAAGAAGCGGGTGCTCAAGGATGGTGGGCACTGGCGGGTGGTCAACGACCTGGATCGCCTGGACGGCCTGCTCAACACCAATTGA